The Streptomyces sp. NBC_00459 DNA segment CCCATCGCCACGTTCAGGATGATGAAGAAGCCGTGGTTCGTGGCGTTGGCCCAGGTCGTGGCGTCGACCTGGTTCGCGGTCACCGTGTGGTAGTTGGTGCCGTCGACGTAGAAGCGGATCGCCTCCGGGCTCACCGAGCGGTCCCACTCCATGCGGTAGGTGTGGAAACCGGCCTGACAGGTGGTGCCGGTGCAACTGGTGGTGGAGCCGATGCCGGTCGTCTCGTTGCAGGGACCGCCCGGGCTGGTGCCGCAGTGCAGTGTGCCCCAGATGGTGTTGAGGCCCTGGGTGTTCTCCATGATGTCGATCTCGCCGACGCTCGGCCAGTTCTGGTAGTTGCCGCGGTAGGGCGCCCCCAGCATCCAGAACGCGGGCCAGTAGCCGAGGGCGGACGCACCGGTGACGTTCGGCACCTGGAGGCGGGCCTGGACGGCCAGCTTGCCGCCGGCCGGGGGCTGGAAGTCGGTGCGGTTGGTCTCGATGCGGCCCGAGGTCCAGCCGCCGGCGGAGTTGCGCACCGGGGTGATCCGGAGGTTGCCGCTGCCGTCGAGCGAGACGTTGGTCGTGCTGTTCGTCATCGTCTCGATCTCACCGGTGCCCCAGTTGGCGGGGCCACCGGGATACGAGGTCCCGGTCGCGTACTGCCAGTTGGTGGTGTTGACGCCGGTCCCGGCGGTGCCGTTGAAGTCGTCGAGGAAGACCTGCGTCCAGCCGGTCGGCGGCGTCGGCGCGTCCGCCTGGGCCACGGTCACGGCGGCTGCCGCGAGGCTGAGGACGGCGCCGACGGCGACGAGTACGCGACGGAGGGGGCCGCGTCCGACGGGTGGGCCTGAAGCGGGCGAAGTGCCTGAAGTGTCCCTCATGGGTGCCTCTTCGGGTACGGGGTGGGGGTGCGGGGGCGCCTTCGAGAGAGGTTGAGAGCGCTCTCAAAGTGGGCCCAATGTGCTCCCGGTGGCTCCGGCCGTCAAGAGGTGAAACCCAGAATTTCCCTCCGTCGCAGGTGAGTTCACCCGATGAAGACATGAATGTGATAGCGCCGAACAGGCCCTAGAGGGCGCTGCCCGCCTTCCAGTCCGCCCAGTTCAGGTTCCAGCCGTTGAGGCCGTTGGCCGGGGCGACCGTCTCCTCGTCCGAGTTCTCGACGACGACCACGTCCCCGAGCATGGAGCTGTCGTAGAACTTGTAGCCCGGTACGGAGGTGTCGTTCGCGCCCTTCGTGTCGTGGAGTCCCACGCAGCCGTGGCTGGTGTTGCTGTTGCCGAACACCGAGGTCGAGGCCCAGTAGTTGCCGTGCACGAAGGTGCCGGAGGTGGTCAGGCGCTGGGCGTGCGGGACGTCGGAGATGTCGTACTCGTCGCCGAGCCCGACCGTCGAGGACTCCATCCGCGTCTGTTTGAACCGCTCGCTGATCACCATGATCCCGGACCAGGTGGTGTGCTCGGCGTCGCCGCCGGAGACGGGATAGGTGGCCGTGGCCCTGCCGTCCCGCCGTACGGTCATGGTCTTCGCGGCCAGGTCGACCGTGCTGATCTGCTCGCGGCCGATGTGGAAGGTGACGTCCTTGGACTGGGTGCCGTAGACCCCGTCCGCGCCCTCGACGTCCTTGAGCCGCAGACCGAGGGTGATCCTCGTGCCGGCGGCCCAGTAGGTCTCCGGCCGGAAGTCGAGCCGGGTGTCGCTGAACCAGTGTCCGACCACCTCGACGGCAGGCTCGGCGGTCACGGTGATCGCCTTCTGGACCGCGGCCCGGTCGGTGACCGCCTCCGTGAAGTTGATCGACACCGGCATACCGACGCCGGAGGTGGAATCGGCCTCCGGTGTGAAGTACCCGACGAAGGTGGCGGAGGGCGAGGCGGTGGTGAAGGTCGCGGTCTGTACGGCGCCCCCGGTGACCTGCGCCGACACCGTGTACTTCGTCCCGGAGTACGGGTTCTGGGTGGACGTCCACTTCGTACGGGTCTCGTCGAGGGTCCCGGCCAGCCCACCGCTGTCGCCCGTGACCGTGACGGAGGCGAGGGTGCCGTCGGTGACGGTGACCTCGACGGGGGAGGCGAAGCCGGCGTGCTGAGTGCCGTCGGCGGGGGTGACGGTGACGACGGCCTTCCTGGCGGCCTTCACGGTGGCGCTCGCGCTCGCCCTCGTCGTCGCCGAGGTGTCCGCGGAGCCGCTGCAACCGGTCAGTGCGGCGGCCGGCACGGCCCCGAGCGCGGCGAGGATCCCGCGCCGGGACCACGACGGCGACCGCTGCCGACCCCGCTCGCTCGGCTCGGACGGGTTCGGTATGTGCGGAACACCCACGGCACGCCTTTCTGAAGCGATCAGGAAGTGATCGATGATGCGCGTGCATCGTGCATCTTCTGTATGGGTTTGTTCTTTGAAACGGAGGCCCGTCGTCTGAGATTCCGGTAAGGACGCTCTGCGGTCGGGTATCGGTGAGCGGTGCGAGATGTCCGGGCCGGGCGCTCCGGGAGGTCCGGTGCGTTGTCGCCCGCAGGGCCGTCGTGCCCGGTCGCGCGGTTCCCCTCGCCCCTTGGGCCTTGGGCGCGCGCCCGCTCAGCGCCGCTCCGGCTGCCAGCCCAGAGCCCGCGAGATCCCCCGCGCCGCCAGCCGCACCGCGGGCACCAGTACCGGTACCTGGGCGTCCGCCTGGGGCACCACGACGGACACCGCGGCGATCACCGCACCGCCCGGACCGTGCACCGGGGCCGCCACCGACAGGGCGTCGTCGGTGACCTGACGGCTGCTCACCGCCACGCCCGTGCGCCGGACTTCGGCCAGCACACGGCGCAACCGGGCCGGGTCGGTGATCGTGTGCGGGGTGAAGGCGGTCAACGGGCCCTCGCAGTACTGCTGCTGGAGCATCGCGTCGCCGTGGGCGAGCAGGGCGAGGCCGACGCCCGTGGCGTGCAGCGGCCAGCGGGCACCGACCCTGATGTGCACCCCGACCGCCGAACGGCCCGACAGCCACTCGATGTAGACGACCTCGCCGCCGTCCCGTACCGCCAACTGCACGTTCTCGTGCGTCGCTTCGTACAGGTCCTCCAGATACGGCAGCGCGACCTGCCGCAGCGCCAGCCCGCGCGGGGCGAGCGCCGCTACCTCCCACAGCCGGAGCCCCACGTGGTAGACGCCGTCGTCGTCCCGCTCCAGGGCACCCCAGTGGGTGAGGGCGCCCACGAGGCGGTGCGTGGTGGTGAGGGTCAGCCCGGCCCGCCGGCTGATGTCCGTGAGGGACAGCGCCGGGTGCTCGTGGTCGAAGGCGCCGAGCACCGACAGCAGCCGGTCGGGCGCGGAACGGGCGGTCATGGGCGGGCAGCTCCCGGAGGGGTCGAGGCGTGCTTCCGCGCCAGGTCGTAGGGGCGCGGGTACTCCGTCGGCCGGTAGGTCGCGTAACGCGCCGGGGTCGCCGGATCCTCCTGCCGCGCACGGGAGTTGAGGACGGCTGCCGAGGTGTCCCAGCTGCCCGTGTCCAGGCGGTGCTCCAGGGTGTGCAGGGCGGCGACCGTCTCCACGGTGTTGAACGTGCAGTGTCCGGGGGCGTCGACGTAGGCCTGGCTCAGCAGCCTGCCGGAGCCGCCCTCGGTCGCCGCCCGCCGGTAGGCGCTCTCCGCCTGTACGGGGATCAGCGCGTCGCCGGTGGTGTGGATGTTCAGCTGGGGATCGGCGAGCCGGCCGGTGAACGAGCTGGTCCGGCTCATCCACGCCACGGCGGCGGGGTCGGCACTGATCCGGGGGGCCTTGTCCAGCGTTTTCAGGTCGTCGCGCAACGAGAGTCCCGCCTCCTTGTACAGCTCGGTCACCTCCTTGTACACCGAGGACCGGTGCAGCATCCGGGTGTAGTCGACGCCCGTGTTCCAGGACGGGTTGCCGCCGGCCCGGGATTCCGCCTCCTGGCGCCGGACGAACGCGGGGCTGAGGATCAGGCCGGTGACCGCCGCGTACTGGTTGGCCTGCTGGGTGTCCCAGTCGGTGGGGCCGGGGACGGGCTGTGTGGCGTCGCTGTATCCGGGGATGTTGTGCAGCGCGGCGGCGAGCGCGATACGGGCCCGGCCCTCCGGGGTCCGCTGGGCGTCGGTGACGGTCGTGGCGAGCGCGGTCGCGGCCGACCGGGCGTCGGCCTGGCCGGCGAATCCGGTGAGCCGGATGCCCGAGTCCGGGGCGAGGAGTGTTCGCAGGGCGAAGACGGGGTCGAGCGTGCTGTTCCAGTTGGCCACCCCGCCCTGAACCAGACCGCACATCGACAGCGAGCCGTCGAAGCGGTCGGCGTGTCGCTCGGCGAGGGCTGTCGTCACCAGGCCACCGTAGGACCGGCCCCAGGCGATCGTGCGCCGGGCCTCGCCGAACCGCCGGGTGAACGCGTCGAGCGTGGCCAGCTGGTCCGGCACGGCCTCGGTGACGGCCCATCCGCTGGACGCGTAGGACGACCCGATGAGCGCGTAGCCGGCGTCGACGAGCCGCTGCTGCACGTCCGGAGTCGGTGCGTTCTGGGCCGGGTTGGGGTCCCCGACGGTGCGGTAGCCGTGACTGAACAGCAGCACCGTCCCGTTCCAGTCGGCCGGCATGTCCATCAGGTAGGTCGCGCCGGAGGGGAGTCCGCCCTCCACGCGCTCGGCGGGTGCGGCGGCGGCCCGAGCGGACGGCGCGGGCGTGCAGAGGGTCGCGAGTGACGCCGTGGCGAGGAGGGCGAGGGCGCGGGAGTTCACGGGCGTATCCCTTCGGGGGCGGGGGTCTGCTGCGCGAGGGGGACGGAGGAGTCGAGCGTGTCGGTGTGCGTCTCGGGCATCCGCCACACGGTGACCGCGGTGATCAGCGCGCCGCCGCACAGCAGCAGCGACACGGGCGTACTGCCGCCGCCGTTCGAGGCGAGCAGGCTGGTCGCGATCAGCGGCGAGAACCCGGCGCCGACCAGGGTCGCCGCCTGGTAGCCGAGCGAGGCGCCGGTGTAGCGCACCCTGGTGCCGAACATCTCGGAGAACAGGGCGCCCAGCGGCCCGTACATCGTGGACTGGGCGATGCCGTGACCGAGGACGAGGGCGAGGATCAGCAGTCCGGGCGAGCCGGAGTCGACCAGCCACAGCACGGGGAAGGCGAGCACGGCCGAGAGGACGGCACCGGCGAGGACCACCGGGCGGCGGCCGACGCGGTCGGTGAGCGCGGAGGCGGTGGGCAGGACGACTAGCGCCACACAGGAGGCGATGGTCACGGCGGTCAGCACCTGTGGGCGGCTGTACCCGTTGCCGGTGGCGTAGGAGATCATGAAGCCGGTCAGCAGTGACTGCGCGGTGAAGGCGCCGATACCGACGCAGCAGGCGAGCAGGACGGGCTTCGGGCGGCGCAGCACCTCGAAGATCGGCGGCTTGGCGGAGGTCCGCCGCCCGCCCTCGGTGAACAGCGGGCTCTCGGCGACCCGCAGCCGGACGAACAGACCGACTCCGAGCAGTACGAAGCTGAGCAGGAACGGTATGCGCCAGCCCCAGGAGCGGAACTGGTCGTCGGGGAGCGTGGAGACGAGGGTGACCACTCCGGCGGAGAGCACGGAGCCGAGCGGGGCGCCGAGCTGGGTGGAGCTGGACCACAGGCCGCGTCGGGACCCCTGGGTGCGTTCGGCGTGCTCGACGACCATCAGGGTCGCGCCGCCCCACTCGCCGCCGATCGCGAGGCCCTGCACCACGCGCAGGGTGACCAGCAGGACCGGGGCCCAGACGCCGATCGCGTCGTACGTCGGCAGCAGCCCGATGAGGAAGCTGCCGCAGCCCATCAGGGTCATCGTCAGGAGCATCATCGACTTGCGGCCGAGCCGGTCGCCGAAGTGGCCGAAGACGATGCCGCCGAGCGGCCGGGCGACATAGCCCGCGGCGAAGGTGCCGAAGGCGGCGATGGTGCCGACGGCGGGGTCGGCCTGGGGGAAGAACAGCTCGCCGAAGACGAGGGCGGCGACCGTGCCGTACACGAGGAAGTCGTAGAACTCGACGGTGGTGCCGAGTAGTCCGGAGAGTGCGACTCGGCGCAACTCCCTTGTGTCCGGCGAGAGTTGGCGGGCGGCGCCGGAGGACGAGCGGGATGGCTGCACGGGGAGCTCCCTGATGCCGATGTCGTGGGGGACGTCACCGGCGAGGGGACCGACCGGTGCCCGGGTGAAGTTAGGCACCAATCGCGCGGCAGTCAAGAACTTGCCCAATGTTCAGTTGCGTCCGTCCTCCGTGATCCGCCGGAGCAGGGCGTGCAGGGTCTCCCTCTCGGCCGCGTCGAGCGGGTCCAGCAGCTCGTTGGTGACCCGCTGGCCGGCCTCGTCGGTGTCGCGGAGGAAGGCGCGGCCGTTGCCGGTCAGGGCGACGAGCCGGCTGCGGCGGTCGTCGGGGGAGGGCCGGCGTTCGGCGAAGCCGAGCTTCTCCAGGTCGTCGACCAGGCCGACGATCGCGGACGGGTCGTAGCCCAGCTGTGCGCTCAGCTCGCGCTGGAGAGTGCCCTCGGCGGTGCTCAGGAAGCGCAGTACCGCGTAGTGGCGCAGGCGCAGGCCCGACTCCTGGAGGAAGGTGTTGAAGAGCTGTCCCGAGCGCAGGCCGAGGCGGTAGAGCAGATAGCCGGTGTCCGCGTGCAGCCCGCGCATCCACGGCTCGTGCGCGTCGATCGATGCGGGGTTCTGGAGAGGCTGCTGTCGGGTGATGGCGGGCTCCCTGGTCGAGGCCCCGGGCGGGGCGGTGCTCGTGTCCTGATCGGTGTGCTGATCCGGGTACTGATTCCAGCATGACTCACACATGTGATGGCAACAACTATTGACGTCAACAATTATTGCTCTTAGCTTCGATCTCCAAGCAGTCGTCTTGAGCCGTTGTCTTGTGAAGGGACCCCCTCGTGCCCAGCATCGATCTGACCGGCAAGGTCGCCGTCGTCACCGGCAGCGGCCGAGGCCTCGGCCTCGCCTACGCGCACGCTCTCGCCGCCGCCGGCGCCTCCGTGGTCGTCAACGACATCGACGAGACCGTGGCCGAGCAGGCCGTGAAGTCCATCACCGCGGCCGGCGGCACCGCCGTGGCCGAGGTGGTCCCGGTCGGCACGACCGAGGCCGCCGAGCGGCTCGTGAACCGCGCGGTGGAGGAGTTCGGCCGGCTCGACATCCTGGTCACCAACGCGGGCATCCTGCGCGACAAGGTGCTGTGGAAGATGACCGACGACGACTTCGACGCGGTGATCACCACCCACCTCAAGGGCACCTTCACCTGCGCCCGCGCCGCCGCCGTACGCATGCGCGAGCAGGGCGAGGGCGGCACGCTGATCCTGGTCGGCTCCCCGGCCGGCCAGCGCGGCAACTTCGGCCAGACGAACTACGCCGCCGCCAAGGCCGGCATCGCCGCCTTCGCCCGCACCTGGTCGATGGAGCTGGGCCGCGCGAACATCACCGTCAACGCGATCGTGCCGGTGGCCGCCACCGCCATGACCGAGACGATCCCGGCCTTCGCCCCGTACGTCGAGGCGCTGAAGAACGGCGAGCCGTTCCCGGCCTTCCTGCGCAAGGGCGAGGGCTTCGGCACCCCCGAGGACTGCGCGGCCCTCGTCCCGTTCCTCGCCTCCGAGGCCGCCCGGGGCATCACCGGCCAGGCCATCGGCATCGGCGGCGACAAGGTGGCACTCTGGTCGCATCCGCAGGAGGTCAGGACGGCGTACGCGGACGGCGGCTGGACCCCCGAGACCCTGGCCGACACCTGGTCGACCTCGGTCGGCGCCGAGCTCCAGTCGGTGGGCATCCCCGCCCCCAAGTTCCCGGAGGCGTGACCATGGCGAACATCGACGTCGAGGAACTCGTCGCGATCGACGTCCACACCCACGCCGAGATCTCCTCCAAGGGCACCTCGTCCCTGGACGACGACCTCCACGACGCCTCGTCGGCCTACTTCAAGGTCGAGGGCAAGCGGAAGCCGACCCTGGAGGAGACCGCCGCGTACTACCGCGAGCGGAAGATGGCCGCCGTCATCTTCACGGTGGACGCCGAGTCAGCGACCGGCACCGCGCCCGTCCCCAACGAGGAGGTCGCCGAGGCCGCCGCGGCCAACCCGGACGTGCTGATCCCGTTCGCCTCCATCGACCCCTTCCGTGGCCGGGCGGGCGTCAAGCAGGCCCGCCGGCTGGTCGAGGAGTACGGGGTCAGGGGCTTCAAGTTCCACCCCAGCATCCAGGGCTTCTTCCCCAACGACCGCTCGGTGGCGTACGAGCTGTACGAGGTGATCGAGGAGACCGGCACGATCGCGCTCTTCCACACCGGCCAGACCGGCATCGGCGCCGGAGTGCCCGGCGGCGGCGGGATCAGGCTCAAGTACTCGAACCCGCTGCACGTGGACGACGTGTCCGCCGACTTCCCCGAGATGAAGATCATCCTGGCGCACCCGTCCTTCCCGTGGCAGGACGAGGCGCTCGCCGTCGCCACGCACAAGCCGGGTGTGCACATCGACCTGTCCGGCTGGTCACCGAAGTACTTCCCGCCGCAGCTGGTGCAGTACGCCAACACGCTGCTCAAGGACAAGGTCCTCTTCGGCTCGGACTACCCGGTGCTCACCCCCGACCGCTGGCTCGCCGACTTCGAGAAGCTCCCGATCAAGGACGAGGTCAGGCCGAAGATCCTCAAGGAGAACGCGGCCCGGCTGCTCGGGCTCACCAAGTCATAAGCCCTGTCCCATGTCTCGTAACTCGTAGAGGGGCGCAACGATGCGCAACGAGGGACTGGGGTCTTGGCCCGCCCGCCGGGCCCGCAAGACCCCCCAACGCACCGCCCTGATCCACGGCGACACCACGCTCACCTACGCACGGCTGTACGAGCGCACCACCCGGCTCGCACACGCCCTGCGCGACCGGGGAGTGCGCCGCGGCGACCGGATCGCCTATCTCGGCCCGAACCACCCCTCCTACCTGGAGACACTGTTCGCGGCGGGTACCCTCGGCGCGGTCTTCGTGCCGCTCAACACCCGCCTCGCCGGCCCGGAGATCGCCTACCAGCTCGCCGACTCCGGCACCAAGGCCCTCGTCTACGGCCCCTCGCACGCCGGTCTCGTCGCCGGGCTGCCCGGCAACACCGATGTGCGGACGTACGTCGAGGTCGGCGCCGAGTACGAGGAAGCGCTCGCCGGATCCTCCGCCGAGCCGATCGACGCGCCGGTCACCGCCGACGACACCTGCATCATCATGTACACCTCGGGCACGACGGGCCGCCCCAAGGGCGCCATGCTCACACACGGCAACCTCACCTGGAACTCCGTCAACGTGCTCGTCGACCAGGACGTCATCACCGACGAACGCGCCCTGGTCTCCGCCCCGTTGTTCCACACGGCCGGGCTGAACATGCTCACCCTGCCCGTGCTGCTCAAGGGCGGGCTGTGCGTCCTGGTCGAGTCCTTCGTCCCCGAGGAGACCTTCGACCTGATCGAACAGCACCGGATCACCTTCATGTTCGGCGTGCCGACCATGTTCGACCAGGTGGCCAGACACCCGCGCTGGGCCGACGCCGACCTGTCGTCGCTGCGGATGCTCTCCTGCGGCGGCTCACCGGTGCCGACCCCGCTCATCGCCAGGTTCCAGGAGCGCGGGCTCACCTTCCTCCAGGGCTACGGCATGACCGAGGCCTCGCCCGGCACCCTCTTCCTGGACGCCGAGCACGCGATCAGCAAGGCCGGTTCGGCGGGCGTACCGCACTTCTTCAGCGATGTACGGGTGGTACGGCCGGACCTGACTCTCGCCGAGGTCGGCGAGCCCGGCGAGATCGTGGTCCACGGTCCGCACGTCATGCCGGGGTACTGGGGCCTGCCCGAGGAGACGGCCGCCTCCTTCACGGACGGCTGGTTCCGCAGCGGGGACGCCGCCCGGATCGACGAGGACGGGTACGTCTTCGTCGTCGACCGCATCAAGGACATGATCATCTCGGGTGGGGAGAACATCTACCCCGCCGAGATCGAGGACCTCCTCCTGGCCCACCCCGACATCGTCGAGTGCGCGGTCATCGGCGTCGCCGACGAGAAGTGGGGCGAGGTGCCGCGGGCGGTCGTGGTGCCCCGCGAGGGCGCGGCCCTGGACGCGGACGAGGTGCTGGCCTCGCTGTCCGGGCGGATCGCCAAGTACAAGATCCCGAAGTCGGTGGTCGTCGCGGACGAACTCCCGCGCACCGCCTCCGGGAAGCTCCTCAAGGCCCGGGTGCGCAAGGCCTTCGGTACGGGTTCGTAGCCCGCTCCGGCACCCGCCTTCTGCCAGCTCGACTCCCAGTTAAGGAAAGCGATATGAGCATCACGGTCAACGGTATCGACGAACTCAAGAAGCTCGCCGGCAGCGACCTGGGCACCAGTGAGTGGATCGAGGTCACGCAGGAGCGCATCAACACCTTCGCCGACGCGACCGGCGATCACCAGTGGATCCACGTCGACCCGGAGAAGGCCGCCGAGGGCCCCTTCGGCGCCCCGATCGCCCACGGATATCTCACCCTCTCCCTCTTCATCCCGCTCTTCACCGAGCTCCTGGACGTCCAGGGCGTCACCACGAAGGTCAACTACGGCCTCAACAAGGTGCGTTTCCCCTCGCCCGTGAAGGTCGGCTCGAAGATCCGCCTGGTCGGCAGGCTGGCCGACGTCGAGGAGGTGCCGGGCGGGGTGCAGATCACCGTCGACGGCACGATCGAGATCGAGGGCGCCCCGAAGCCGGCGGCGGTGCTGCAGAGCCTGTCCCGCTTCTACGCCTGATCCCTCTGGTCCCTCTGATCTCCCTGATCTCCCTGATCCAGCGGATCCTCGCGTACGGGCACGAGGTCGAGAAGGCGTTCTGAGGCTTCCCGGGCGAGCGGTGTGAGCCGTTCGTGCACCGCCCGGAACGTCTTCTCGGCCTGTTCCGCCGGCCAGTCGCCCGGGAGATGCACGACCGGGAGGCGCGGGTCGCGGCGGATGATCCCCAGCCACTCGGCCTGCAGGACGAGGTGCAGGGAGAGGGAGTCGTCCGCCGCCGGCAGCTCGGTCCTCCAGGGCTGCCAGCGCCGGGCGAACGCCCCGTACCGCGCGGCCAGTTCGGACAGTTCCCAGCTCTCCTCGATCATCGCGCCGATGTCCATGCCCGCGTCGGCGTGCGCCCGGAACACCTTCACATGGGCGGACAGGCCGAGTTCGGCCACCAGGGCGGAGACGTCGACCTCGCCCGGCGCGATCCACAGGCCGTTGAACAGCGGGCCGAACCCGCTCCACGTCAACTGCGAACGCAGGTCGTGGCGTTGGCGCTGCCAGG contains these protein-coding regions:
- a CDS encoding glycoside hydrolase family 16 protein, encoding MRDTSGTSPASGPPVGRGPLRRVLVAVGAVLSLAAAAVTVAQADAPTPPTGWTQVFLDDFNGTAGTGVNTTNWQYATGTSYPGGPANWGTGEIETMTNSTTNVSLDGSGNLRITPVRNSAGGWTSGRIETNRTDFQPPAGGKLAVQARLQVPNVTGASALGYWPAFWMLGAPYRGNYQNWPSVGEIDIMENTQGLNTIWGTLHCGTSPGGPCNETTGIGSTTSCTGTTCQAGFHTYRMEWDRSVSPEAIRFYVDGTNYHTVTANQVDATTWANATNHGFFIILNVAMGGAFPAAFGGGPDANTVSGRPMVVDYVQVLQSTTGGGTTTPPPTGTRDAYSAVQAESYNSQSGTSTETTTDTGGGQNIGSLANGDWALYQNVNFGSTAATQFVARVASGANSGVSGLVEVRLDSRTSTPIGSFSIANTGGWQSWRTVPANISSVTGTHDVYLTFTSGQAQDFVNVNWFNFGH
- a CDS encoding L,D-transpeptidase, whose amino-acid sequence is MGVPHIPNPSEPSERGRQRSPSWSRRGILAALGAVPAAALTGCSGSADTSATTRASASATVKAARKAVVTVTPADGTQHAGFASPVEVTVTDGTLASVTVTGDSGGLAGTLDETRTKWTSTQNPYSGTKYTVSAQVTGGAVQTATFTTASPSATFVGYFTPEADSTSGVGMPVSINFTEAVTDRAAVQKAITVTAEPAVEVVGHWFSDTRLDFRPETYWAAGTRITLGLRLKDVEGADGVYGTQSKDVTFHIGREQISTVDLAAKTMTVRRDGRATATYPVSGGDAEHTTWSGIMVISERFKQTRMESSTVGLGDEYDISDVPHAQRLTTSGTFVHGNYWASTSVFGNSNTSHGCVGLHDTKGANDTSVPGYKFYDSSMLGDVVVVENSDEETVAPANGLNGWNLNWADWKAGSAL
- a CDS encoding IclR family transcriptional regulator, with the protein product MTARSAPDRLLSVLGAFDHEHPALSLTDISRRAGLTLTTTHRLVGALTHWGALERDDDGVYHVGLRLWEVAALAPRGLALRQVALPYLEDLYEATHENVQLAVRDGGEVVYIEWLSGRSAVGVHIRVGARWPLHATGVGLALLAHGDAMLQQQYCEGPLTAFTPHTITDPARLRRVLAEVRRTGVAVSSRQVTDDALSVAAPVHGPGGAVIAAVSVVVPQADAQVPVLVPAVRLAARGISRALGWQPERR
- a CDS encoding alpha/beta hydrolase family protein, coding for MNSRALALLATASLATLCTPAPSARAAAAPAERVEGGLPSGATYLMDMPADWNGTVLLFSHGYRTVGDPNPAQNAPTPDVQQRLVDAGYALIGSSYASSGWAVTEAVPDQLATLDAFTRRFGEARRTIAWGRSYGGLVTTALAERHADRFDGSLSMCGLVQGGVANWNSTLDPVFALRTLLAPDSGIRLTGFAGQADARSAATALATTVTDAQRTPEGRARIALAAALHNIPGYSDATQPVPGPTDWDTQQANQYAAVTGLILSPAFVRRQEAESRAGGNPSWNTGVDYTRMLHRSSVYKEVTELYKEAGLSLRDDLKTLDKAPRISADPAAVAWMSRTSSFTGRLADPQLNIHTTGDALIPVQAESAYRRAATEGGSGRLLSQAYVDAPGHCTFNTVETVAALHTLEHRLDTGSWDTSAAVLNSRARQEDPATPARYATYRPTEYPRPYDLARKHASTPPGAARP
- a CDS encoding MFS transporter, producing the protein MQPSRSSSGAARQLSPDTRELRRVALSGLLGTTVEFYDFLVYGTVAALVFGELFFPQADPAVGTIAAFGTFAAGYVARPLGGIVFGHFGDRLGRKSMMLLTMTLMGCGSFLIGLLPTYDAIGVWAPVLLVTLRVVQGLAIGGEWGGATLMVVEHAERTQGSRRGLWSSSTQLGAPLGSVLSAGVVTLVSTLPDDQFRSWGWRIPFLLSFVLLGVGLFVRLRVAESPLFTEGGRRTSAKPPIFEVLRRPKPVLLACCVGIGAFTAQSLLTGFMISYATGNGYSRPQVLTAVTIASCVALVVLPTASALTDRVGRRPVVLAGAVLSAVLAFPVLWLVDSGSPGLLILALVLGHGIAQSTMYGPLGALFSEMFGTRVRYTGASLGYQAATLVGAGFSPLIATSLLASNGGGSTPVSLLLCGGALITAVTVWRMPETHTDTLDSSVPLAQQTPAPEGIRP
- a CDS encoding MarR family winged helix-turn-helix transcriptional regulator, which gives rise to MRGLHADTGYLLYRLGLRSGQLFNTFLQESGLRLRHYAVLRFLSTAEGTLQRELSAQLGYDPSAIVGLVDDLEKLGFAERRPSPDDRRSRLVALTGNGRAFLRDTDEAGQRVTNELLDPLDAAERETLHALLRRITEDGRN
- a CDS encoding SDR family NAD(P)-dependent oxidoreductase, with protein sequence MPSIDLTGKVAVVTGSGRGLGLAYAHALAAAGASVVVNDIDETVAEQAVKSITAAGGTAVAEVVPVGTTEAAERLVNRAVEEFGRLDILVTNAGILRDKVLWKMTDDDFDAVITTHLKGTFTCARAAAVRMREQGEGGTLILVGSPAGQRGNFGQTNYAAAKAGIAAFARTWSMELGRANITVNAIVPVAATAMTETIPAFAPYVEALKNGEPFPAFLRKGEGFGTPEDCAALVPFLASEAARGITGQAIGIGGDKVALWSHPQEVRTAYADGGWTPETLADTWSTSVGAELQSVGIPAPKFPEA
- a CDS encoding amidohydrolase family protein, coding for MANIDVEELVAIDVHTHAEISSKGTSSLDDDLHDASSAYFKVEGKRKPTLEETAAYYRERKMAAVIFTVDAESATGTAPVPNEEVAEAAAANPDVLIPFASIDPFRGRAGVKQARRLVEEYGVRGFKFHPSIQGFFPNDRSVAYELYEVIEETGTIALFHTGQTGIGAGVPGGGGIRLKYSNPLHVDDVSADFPEMKIILAHPSFPWQDEALAVATHKPGVHIDLSGWSPKYFPPQLVQYANTLLKDKVLFGSDYPVLTPDRWLADFEKLPIKDEVRPKILKENAARLLGLTKS
- a CDS encoding acyl-CoA synthetase, producing MRNEGLGSWPARRARKTPQRTALIHGDTTLTYARLYERTTRLAHALRDRGVRRGDRIAYLGPNHPSYLETLFAAGTLGAVFVPLNTRLAGPEIAYQLADSGTKALVYGPSHAGLVAGLPGNTDVRTYVEVGAEYEEALAGSSAEPIDAPVTADDTCIIMYTSGTTGRPKGAMLTHGNLTWNSVNVLVDQDVITDERALVSAPLFHTAGLNMLTLPVLLKGGLCVLVESFVPEETFDLIEQHRITFMFGVPTMFDQVARHPRWADADLSSLRMLSCGGSPVPTPLIARFQERGLTFLQGYGMTEASPGTLFLDAEHAISKAGSAGVPHFFSDVRVVRPDLTLAEVGEPGEIVVHGPHVMPGYWGLPEETAASFTDGWFRSGDAARIDEDGYVFVVDRIKDMIISGGENIYPAEIEDLLLAHPDIVECAVIGVADEKWGEVPRAVVVPREGAALDADEVLASLSGRIAKYKIPKSVVVADELPRTASGKLLKARVRKAFGTGS
- a CDS encoding MaoC family dehydratase, whose protein sequence is MSITVNGIDELKKLAGSDLGTSEWIEVTQERINTFADATGDHQWIHVDPEKAAEGPFGAPIAHGYLTLSLFIPLFTELLDVQGVTTKVNYGLNKVRFPSPVKVGSKIRLVGRLADVEEVPGGVQITVDGTIEIEGAPKPAAVLQSLSRFYA
- a CDS encoding PaaX family transcriptional regulator — translated: MTTEESLRPQSLMLTFLGDQVLGRDVCVYSGSVIDVFARAGVGEQATRSTLTRMVSRGLLRRQREGRRMYFGLTGRSAAVLADGERRVWHTGAVNRHWDGTWTLLGFSLPESWQRQRHDLRSQLTWSGFGPLFNGLWIAPGEVDVSALVAELGLSAHVKVFRAHADAGMDIGAMIEESWELSELAARYGAFARRWQPWRTELPAADDSLSLHLVLQAEWLGIIRRDPRLPVVHLPGDWPAEQAEKTFRAVHERLTPLAREASERLLDLVPVREDPLDQGDQGDQRDQRDQA